One segment of Comamonas thiooxydans DNA contains the following:
- a CDS encoding DUF5329 domain-containing protein → MKHTVTALLLGAACSLSLAASPTPAATQEIEYLIGHLKASGCEFQRNGSWHDSAKAAEHLRGKYDYLLKKGWVATAEDFIARAGTESSISHKPYQVRCSGKEAEASASWLQAELKRYRNRQ, encoded by the coding sequence ATGAAGCACACCGTTACCGCCTTGCTGCTGGGGGCAGCCTGCAGCTTGAGCCTTGCCGCATCGCCCACGCCTGCCGCGACTCAGGAGATCGAGTACCTGATCGGCCACCTCAAAGCCTCGGGCTGCGAGTTCCAGCGCAATGGCAGCTGGCATGACAGCGCCAAAGCCGCCGAGCATCTGCGCGGCAAATACGACTATCTGCTCAAAAAGGGCTGGGTGGCGACGGCCGAGGACTTCATTGCCCGCGCAGGCACGGAGAGCAGCATCAGCCACAAACCCTACCAGGTGCGCTGCAGCGGCAAGGAGGCCGAAGCCAGCGCCAGCTGGCTGCAGGCCGAGCTCAAGCGCTACCGCAACCGCCAGTAG
- a CDS encoding methylglyoxal synthase has translation MSICLGLAANKLHHQTEDAALFALLRACEAGIRELKLGFHTVGRTYDAITAASMLQGYKGLVRYPYGREGGLMRLVAEVVGMEGDERTLDGAIYLMDPVDPSSIFPEALALKRQCVIHGKPFLSTVASTRDWIEMERIHAGLARDRNADRFHDYENQTLALIAHDAMKPTMLDFAAHNFELLSRYRRRVGTGTTGQKLNEMAWSKGWPADKPWVDRYNSGPLGGDAQIADLVLEKRCHRAIFFEDPHVARQHEADIQLLERAVTTVTHDAVCSTSPQVAQRWCDAAVKRAG, from the coding sequence ATGTCGATCTGCCTGGGTCTTGCCGCCAACAAACTCCACCACCAAACCGAGGACGCTGCGCTGTTTGCCCTGCTGCGCGCTTGCGAGGCCGGAATTCGCGAGCTCAAGCTGGGCTTTCATACCGTGGGCCGCACCTATGACGCCATCACGGCGGCCAGCATGCTCCAGGGCTACAAGGGCCTGGTGCGCTATCCCTACGGCCGCGAGGGCGGGCTCATGAGGCTGGTGGCCGAGGTGGTGGGTATGGAGGGTGACGAGCGCACTCTTGATGGCGCCATCTACCTGATGGACCCGGTGGACCCCTCGTCCATCTTCCCCGAAGCCCTGGCCTTGAAGCGCCAGTGCGTGATTCACGGCAAGCCTTTTCTTTCCACCGTGGCCTCCACGCGCGACTGGATAGAGATGGAGCGCATTCACGCCGGTCTGGCGCGTGACCGCAATGCCGACCGCTTTCACGACTACGAAAACCAGACGCTGGCGCTGATTGCCCACGATGCCATGAAGCCCACCATGCTGGACTTTGCAGCACACAACTTCGAGTTGCTCAGCCGCTACCGCCGCCGTGTGGGTACCGGCACCACGGGCCAGAAACTCAACGAAATGGCCTGGAGCAAGGGCTGGCCTGCCGACAAGCCCTGGGTGGACCGCTACAACAGCGGTCCGCTGGGCGGCGATGCGCAGATTGCCGATCTGGTTCTGGAAAAGCGCTGCCACCGCGCCATCTTCTTTGAAGACCCGCATGTGGCACGCCAGCACGAAGCCGATATCCAGTTGCTGGAACGCGCCGTGACCACGGTCACGCACGATGCCGTCTGCAGCACCTCGCCCCAGGTGGCGCAGCGCTGGTGCGATGCGGCCGTCAAGCGCGCAGGCTGA
- the gdhA gene encoding NADP-specific glutamate dehydrogenase, which produces MKYESVGQFLEEVAQRNPGQPEFLQAVTEVMESLWPFIEKNPKYAEHALLERLVEPERIIQFRVSWTDDKGQVQVNRGFRIQHSMAIGPFKGGLRFHPSVNQSVLKFLAFEQTFKNALTTLPMGGGKGGSDFDPKGKSPAEVMRFCQAFVSELFRHVGPDTDVPAGDIGVGGREVGYMAGMYKKLSNTAASVFTGKGLSFGGSLIRPEATGYGTVYFAREMLATRGQSFEGKTVSVSGSGNVAQYAVEKAMELGAKVVTVSDSSGTVYDAAGFTTEKLAILMDVKNHKYGRVSDYAKLVSGVEFLAGKSPWSIKVDVALPCATQNELNEADAKTLIANGVLCVAEGANMPSTNEAARAFEAAGVLYAPGKASNAGGVATSGLEMSQNSARLSWPAEEVDARLLQIMQSIHAACVKHGKREDGTISYIDGANIAGFVKVADAMLAQGVI; this is translated from the coding sequence ATGAAGTACGAGTCCGTAGGCCAATTCCTGGAAGAAGTGGCACAACGCAACCCCGGTCAGCCCGAATTCCTGCAAGCCGTCACCGAAGTGATGGAAAGCCTGTGGCCCTTCATCGAGAAGAATCCCAAGTACGCCGAGCACGCCCTGCTGGAGCGCCTGGTCGAACCCGAGCGCATCATCCAGTTCCGCGTGAGCTGGACTGACGACAAGGGCCAGGTGCAGGTGAACCGCGGCTTCCGCATCCAGCACAGCATGGCCATCGGCCCCTTCAAGGGCGGTCTGCGCTTCCACCCCTCGGTGAACCAGTCCGTGCTGAAGTTCCTGGCTTTCGAGCAGACCTTCAAGAACGCACTGACCACGCTGCCCATGGGCGGCGGCAAGGGCGGCTCCGACTTCGACCCCAAGGGCAAGAGCCCTGCCGAAGTCATGCGCTTCTGCCAGGCTTTCGTGTCGGAACTGTTCCGCCACGTGGGTCCCGACACCGATGTGCCCGCTGGCGACATCGGCGTGGGCGGCCGTGAAGTGGGCTATATGGCCGGCATGTACAAGAAGCTGTCGAACACTGCAGCTTCCGTATTCACGGGCAAGGGCCTGTCCTTCGGCGGCTCGCTGATCCGCCCCGAAGCCACTGGCTACGGCACCGTGTACTTCGCCCGTGAAATGCTGGCCACTCGCGGCCAGTCGTTTGAAGGCAAGACCGTGTCCGTGTCCGGTTCGGGCAACGTGGCTCAGTACGCCGTGGAAAAGGCCATGGAGCTGGGCGCCAAGGTCGTGACCGTGTCCGACTCCTCGGGCACCGTGTATGACGCCGCCGGTTTCACCACCGAGAAGCTGGCCATCCTCATGGACGTGAAGAACCACAAGTACGGCCGCGTCAGCGACTACGCCAAGCTGGTTTCCGGCGTGGAATTCCTGGCCGGCAAGAGCCCCTGGTCCATCAAGGTGGACGTGGCCCTGCCCTGCGCCACCCAGAATGAACTGAACGAAGCCGATGCCAAGACCCTGATCGCCAACGGCGTGCTGTGCGTGGCTGAAGGCGCCAACATGCCTTCCACCAACGAAGCCGCCCGCGCCTTCGAAGCTGCCGGCGTGCTGTACGCACCCGGCAAGGCATCCAACGCCGGTGGCGTGGCTACTTCGGGTCTGGAAATGTCGCAAAACTCGGCCCGCCTGTCCTGGCCCGCTGAGGAAGTGGACGCCCGTCTGCTGCAAATCATGCAAAGCATCCACGCTGCTTGCGTGAAGCACGGCAAGCGCGAAGACGGCACCATCAGCTACATCGACGGCGCCAACATCGCTGGCTTTGTGAAGGTGGCCGACGCCATGCTGGCACAAGGCGTGATCTGA
- a CDS encoding multidrug effflux MFS transporter — protein MILTLGLLLGLQPLATDLYLPALPQLQQGFGAHVSQAQLTLTGFLLAFGCSQILWGPLSDRLGRRPVLLLGISGYVIAALGCASAQSMEALIAWRSLQGAALGAGVMCARAVVRDLYAPHMGAQVMSKALTGLGVLAFLAPISGSLLVGWLGWRSTMLAQAFMGCLAWLLVVLRFRESIPQRNPQALQAGNLLRTWSRIVRNPMFQAYNLLTCFSYAGLFTNLAASSFTYINVLHMERTQYGLMLGGNALCYIAGTFACRRLLRSMSVRRAVAVAGVLSLTAGSLMGLAALADLRSIWAYALPFCLYQIAHGIHMPCGQSNAIAPFPQAAGTASAINGLVMMLMAFAMGHWLGLNLDADSTMPLAFGIWFWSACTAITAWTLVQRFGISKS, from the coding sequence GTGATTCTCACACTGGGGCTGCTGCTGGGTCTGCAGCCGCTGGCAACCGACCTCTATCTGCCCGCCCTGCCTCAGCTGCAGCAAGGTTTTGGCGCCCATGTCTCGCAGGCCCAGCTGACACTGACCGGCTTTTTGCTGGCCTTTGGCTGTTCGCAGATTCTTTGGGGCCCGCTGTCGGACCGGCTGGGCCGCCGCCCGGTCTTGCTGCTGGGCATCAGCGGCTATGTGATCGCCGCCCTGGGCTGCGCCAGCGCCCAGAGCATGGAGGCATTGATTGCCTGGCGCAGCCTGCAAGGCGCCGCACTGGGCGCCGGTGTGATGTGCGCGCGTGCCGTGGTGCGCGATCTCTACGCACCGCATATGGGCGCGCAAGTCATGTCCAAGGCACTGACAGGCCTGGGCGTGCTGGCCTTTCTGGCCCCCATCAGCGGCAGCCTGCTCGTGGGCTGGCTGGGCTGGCGTTCCACCATGCTGGCCCAGGCCTTCATGGGCTGCCTGGCCTGGCTGCTGGTGGTGCTGCGCTTCAGGGAGTCGATTCCCCAGCGCAACCCGCAGGCGCTGCAAGCGGGCAATCTGCTGCGCACCTGGTCGCGCATTGTGCGCAACCCCATGTTCCAGGCCTACAACCTGCTGACCTGCTTCAGCTATGCGGGCCTGTTCACCAATCTGGCTGCCTCTTCGTTCACCTACATCAACGTGCTGCATATGGAGCGCACGCAATACGGGCTGATGCTGGGCGGCAACGCGCTGTGCTATATCGCCGGCACCTTTGCCTGCCGCCGTCTGCTGCGCAGCATGAGCGTGCGGCGCGCCGTGGCCGTGGCGGGGGTGCTGTCGCTGACGGCAGGCTCCCTCATGGGTCTGGCGGCCCTGGCCGATCTGCGTAGCATCTGGGCCTATGCCCTGCCCTTCTGCCTCTACCAGATCGCCCACGGCATTCACATGCCCTGCGGACAAAGCAATGCCATCGCGCCTTTCCCCCAGGCGGCGGGTACGGCCTCGGCCATCAACGGCCTGGTGATGATGCTCATGGCCTTTGCCATGGGGCATTGGCTGGGACTGAATCTGGATGCGGACTCCACCATGCCGCTGGCCTTCGGCATCTGGTTCTGGTCGGCCTGCACGGCCATCACGGCATGGACGCTGGTACAGCGTTTTGGCATCAGCAAATCATGA
- a CDS encoding HAD-IC family P-type ATPase, protein MQEQNRVAAWHALASDAALAQLQSTAAGLSSDQARERLQQQGPNALPAAASRSTLARFLSQFNNLLIYVLLGSAVVTALLQHWVDTGVILAVVLINAVFGFVQEGRAEKALDAVKAMVSSRANVLRDGLRMAVPAEELVAGDCVLLEAGDRVPADVRLLRASSLKLDEAMLTGESVAVDKSADPVAVDAALGDRFSMAYSGTLVAAGQGLGVVVATGPRTELGLISTMLGSVQTLATPLTRLMDRFARQLTITILSLSALMFCFALWVRDYDTADAFIAVVGIAVSAIPEGLPVVMTIALAIGVQRMAARYAIVRSLPAVETLGAVSVICSDKTGTLTRNEMSVRAVVLPGASFDIEGEGYAPQGRFTLAGEEIEPALHPQLLHFATGAALCNDAHVRHAEGTAWTVEGDPMEGALVTLAARAGLDVERLRQDWRRLDEVPFDAVHRYMATLHRPVDAPAVVFVKGAPEQVLSMCRDQQGVEGLQALDAAYWLEQIDALAAKGYRVLGLASRVPAEGRDMVDMADIKDLTLLGVLGMIDPPRESAKEAVRECRSAGIAVKMITGDHAATAAAIARELALADTIRVTSGHELDGLNDAQLIDVARASTVFARTSPEHKLRLVQALQADRSVIAMTGDGVNDAPALKRSDIGVAMGITGTAAAKEAAGMVLADDNFATIVAAVKEGRTVYENLRKVIAWTLPTNGGQAIVIVVAILLGLSLPVTPVQILWVNLVTAVALGLTLAFEPPEPTLMQRKPRSPDEQLLQPYLLWRVALVSVLFALGCFGMFEWSLRRGDSVELARTIVVNALVIMEIFYLFSVRYTQGTSLSLRGVLGTPAVLLGVAGVTLVQLLFTYTPPMQALFDSRPVDLAAGLLAIGLGVALLLLLEVEKLLIRWMRLGVRA, encoded by the coding sequence ATGCAGGAACAGAACCGCGTTGCCGCCTGGCACGCGTTGGCTAGCGATGCCGCACTCGCTCAATTGCAATCGACTGCCGCCGGACTGAGCTCCGACCAGGCCCGTGAGCGCCTGCAGCAGCAGGGCCCCAATGCCCTGCCTGCCGCCGCTTCACGCAGCACGCTGGCGCGCTTTCTGTCGCAATTCAACAATCTGTTGATCTATGTGCTGCTGGGCTCGGCCGTCGTTACTGCACTGCTGCAGCATTGGGTCGATACGGGGGTGATCCTCGCGGTGGTACTGATCAATGCAGTCTTCGGATTCGTGCAGGAAGGCCGTGCCGAGAAGGCGCTGGACGCCGTGAAGGCCATGGTTTCCAGCCGCGCCAATGTGCTGCGCGATGGCTTGCGCATGGCGGTGCCTGCAGAGGAACTGGTTGCCGGCGACTGCGTGCTGCTCGAGGCCGGTGACCGCGTCCCGGCCGATGTGCGGCTGCTGCGCGCCAGCAGCCTGAAGCTGGACGAGGCCATGCTGACCGGGGAATCGGTCGCAGTCGACAAGTCGGCCGATCCGGTGGCGGTCGATGCCGCCCTGGGCGACCGCTTTTCCATGGCCTACTCCGGCACCCTGGTGGCTGCCGGGCAAGGCCTGGGCGTGGTGGTGGCCACGGGCCCGCGTACCGAGTTGGGTCTGATCAGTACCATGCTGGGTTCGGTGCAGACGCTGGCCACCCCGCTGACGCGGCTGATGGACCGTTTCGCGCGCCAGCTCACCATCACCATACTGAGCCTGTCCGCGCTGATGTTCTGCTTCGCACTATGGGTGCGCGATTACGACACAGCCGATGCCTTCATCGCCGTGGTGGGCATCGCTGTATCGGCCATCCCCGAAGGCCTGCCCGTGGTCATGACGATTGCGCTGGCCATTGGCGTGCAGCGCATGGCAGCACGCTATGCCATCGTGCGCAGCCTGCCGGCGGTTGAAACACTGGGCGCCGTCTCGGTCATCTGCTCCGACAAGACCGGAACATTGACACGCAACGAAATGAGCGTGCGCGCCGTGGTGCTGCCCGGTGCCAGCTTCGACATAGAAGGCGAGGGCTATGCGCCCCAGGGGCGTTTCACCCTGGCGGGCGAGGAGATTGAGCCTGCGCTGCATCCGCAACTGCTGCACTTCGCCACGGGCGCGGCACTTTGCAACGACGCCCATGTAAGACATGCCGAAGGTACGGCCTGGACAGTCGAAGGCGATCCCATGGAAGGCGCGCTGGTGACACTGGCTGCGCGCGCCGGTCTGGATGTGGAGCGCCTGCGTCAGGACTGGCGCCGACTTGACGAAGTTCCCTTTGATGCCGTCCACCGCTACATGGCCACTCTGCACCGCCCAGTTGATGCTCCAGCCGTTGTCTTCGTCAAAGGGGCTCCGGAACAGGTTCTTTCCATGTGCCGCGACCAGCAAGGTGTCGAAGGCCTGCAGGCGCTGGATGCAGCCTATTGGCTGGAGCAGATCGATGCCCTGGCCGCCAAAGGCTATCGTGTGCTGGGCCTGGCCAGCCGGGTCCCGGCTGAAGGTCGGGACATGGTTGATATGGCCGACATCAAGGACCTCACTCTTCTTGGCGTACTGGGCATGATAGATCCGCCGCGAGAGTCGGCAAAGGAGGCCGTGCGCGAATGCCGCAGCGCCGGAATTGCCGTGAAGATGATTACCGGCGATCATGCTGCCACCGCTGCCGCCATTGCCAGGGAGCTGGCGCTGGCCGACACCATCCGAGTTACCTCAGGGCATGAGCTGGACGGGCTGAACGATGCCCAGCTGATCGACGTGGCCAGAGCCTCCACGGTATTCGCCCGTACCAGCCCCGAGCACAAGCTGCGCCTGGTGCAGGCCCTGCAGGCCGATCGCAGCGTCATCGCCATGACCGGGGATGGCGTCAACGATGCACCGGCACTCAAGCGTTCCGACATCGGTGTGGCCATGGGCATCACCGGCACGGCGGCCGCCAAGGAAGCCGCCGGCATGGTGCTGGCCGACGATAACTTCGCCACCATCGTCGCCGCCGTCAAGGAAGGGCGCACCGTCTACGAAAACCTGCGCAAGGTCATTGCCTGGACCTTGCCGACCAACGGCGGTCAGGCGATCGTCATCGTCGTGGCGATTCTGCTGGGCCTGTCCCTGCCCGTCACTCCGGTACAGATTCTCTGGGTCAATCTGGTCACCGCCGTGGCCCTGGGCCTGACGCTGGCCTTCGAGCCGCCCGAGCCCACGCTGATGCAGCGCAAGCCGCGCTCGCCGGACGAGCAATTGCTGCAGCCCTATCTGCTGTGGCGCGTCGCCCTGGTCTCGGTGCTGTTCGCGCTGGGCTGCTTTGGCATGTTCGAGTGGTCGCTGCGTCGCGGCGACTCGGTCGAACTGGCTCGCACCATCGTGGTCAATGCGCTGGTGATCATGGAGATCTTCTATCTGTTCAGCGTGCGCTACACGCAAGGAACTTCGCTGAGCCTGCGCGGCGTCCTGGGCACCCCGGCAGTGCTGCTGGGCGTGGCCGGCGTCACCCTGGTGCAACTGCTGTTCACCTACACGCCGCCCATGCAGGCGCTGTTCGACAGCCGTCCTGTCGACCTGGCGGCCGGATTGCTGGCGATAGGGCTGGGTGTTGCCCTGCTGCTTTTGCTGGAGGTCGAGAAGCTCCTGATACGCTGGATGAGACTGGGCGTGAGGGCCTAG
- a CDS encoding tripartite tricarboxylate transporter substrate binding protein: MTSLFAGAVQAQDAYPSKPIRIVIGYAPGGSVDMVGRVVGDILARQLNATVVVENVPGAAGVVGAQRVVSAKPDGYTLLAGSSNEMAGTKFVNAAQKYDPAVDLTPVSLTALAPNLWVAGAHVPVKTVDDFVKLAKANPGKYSYGSPGIGSTPHFSGELIKKTAGVYLVHIPYKGSPAMTSDLGGGNLDFAILSPTAAAPLAQSGKIRILGATTATRIATLKEVPALSEHPALKGYALSGWFALAAPKGLPPEVLAKLQKAIQAGLADPAIRQKLEAAGTPPAKGNESLAQVMRTDMDKYSELVKFARITGDN, from the coding sequence ATGACCAGCCTGTTCGCAGGCGCGGTGCAGGCACAGGATGCCTATCCCAGCAAGCCCATCCGCATCGTGATTGGCTATGCCCCGGGCGGCTCGGTCGACATGGTCGGCCGCGTGGTCGGGGACATACTGGCCAGGCAGTTGAACGCCACCGTCGTGGTCGAAAACGTGCCGGGCGCCGCAGGCGTGGTGGGAGCGCAGCGCGTGGTGTCGGCCAAGCCCGACGGCTACACCTTGCTGGCAGGCTCCAGCAACGAAATGGCGGGCACCAAGTTTGTGAATGCCGCGCAGAAGTACGATCCGGCTGTGGATCTGACCCCGGTGAGCCTGACCGCCCTGGCCCCTAATCTGTGGGTGGCCGGAGCGCATGTTCCTGTCAAAACCGTGGATGACTTCGTCAAACTGGCCAAGGCCAACCCTGGCAAATACAGCTACGGTAGCCCCGGTATTGGCTCGACACCGCATTTTTCGGGAGAGCTGATCAAGAAGACTGCGGGTGTCTACCTCGTGCATATCCCCTACAAGGGCTCTCCGGCCATGACCAGCGATCTGGGCGGCGGGAATCTGGACTTCGCCATCCTCTCGCCCACCGCTGCAGCTCCGCTGGCGCAGTCCGGAAAAATAAGGATTCTCGGCGCAACCACAGCCACCCGCATCGCCACGCTCAAGGAGGTTCCGGCGCTGTCGGAACATCCCGCGCTCAAGGGCTATGCCTTGAGCGGCTGGTTCGCCCTGGCCGCCCCCAAGGGCTTGCCTCCGGAAGTGTTGGCCAAGCTGCAAAAAGCGATACAGGCAGGTCTTGCCGACCCGGCCATCCGCCAGAAGCTGGAAGCCGCAGGAACCCCGCCCGCCAAGGGCAATGAAAGCCTTGCCCAGGTGATGCGCACCGACATGGACAAATACTCCGAACTGGTGAAATTCGCGAGGATCACGGGCGACAACTAA
- a CDS encoding MFS transporter: MAGEIPVTPSASGKASAAQMQQLENALNQIGVTRSHKSIIFLVVCGVLFDVFEQNAVGLVGPLLRQQWGLDATDIAFLNTITFFAAAMGRLLSGYLADRMGRRFMLNVNLALFTLGAVGCALAPGYAFLAVARAIVGFGLGGEITTAVTMLAEFCSARFRGTAVGLINVGGGGLGNMLAPAFALGVFTLFPGDDSWRWLFGCLVMPAIFIVFYRRFVPETPRFLLSKGRVEEANRVLSMLAAGKLANAQYELREFISPGSAQAQTAAAQTVQRSSFTDIFRGGYARRTIAVGVASWMTFGAQLSVLTLMPTILVAQGYSITKSFSFTIVMQMGSLLGAIAASTMGYYFPRKRVLTVGAIAACLAGLAFGNFTDSVAMILVCGALFQFCVLTLNTSIWIFAPELYPTRIRALGTSFLLALGTIGGAMSQVLAGRMFDLHGVSGMFGMIAAMYFIFAIAVQFAPETFGRSIEEGAGGESHAEQEPAAAAGVVAAAQERAA, from the coding sequence ATGGCAGGTGAGATCCCCGTGACGCCCTCGGCGTCAGGCAAGGCCAGTGCGGCGCAGATGCAGCAGCTGGAAAATGCGCTCAACCAGATCGGCGTGACGCGCTCGCACAAAAGCATCATCTTTCTGGTGGTCTGCGGCGTGCTCTTCGATGTGTTCGAGCAAAACGCGGTCGGCCTGGTCGGCCCTCTGCTGCGGCAGCAGTGGGGGCTGGACGCGACGGACATTGCCTTTCTCAACACCATCACCTTCTTTGCCGCCGCCATGGGGCGCCTGTTGTCGGGCTACCTGGCCGATCGCATGGGGCGGCGCTTCATGCTCAATGTGAACCTGGCGCTGTTCACGCTGGGTGCAGTCGGCTGCGCACTGGCACCCGGTTACGCTTTCCTGGCCGTGGCGCGTGCCATCGTGGGCTTTGGTCTGGGCGGAGAAATCACCACGGCCGTGACCATGCTGGCGGAGTTCTGCTCGGCCCGCTTTCGCGGCACGGCAGTCGGTCTCATCAATGTGGGTGGCGGCGGCCTCGGCAATATGCTGGCGCCGGCCTTTGCTCTGGGCGTGTTCACGCTGTTCCCCGGCGATGATTCCTGGCGCTGGCTGTTCGGCTGTCTGGTCATGCCGGCCATCTTCATCGTGTTCTACCGCCGCTTCGTGCCGGAGACGCCGCGCTTTCTGCTCTCCAAGGGCCGGGTCGAGGAAGCCAATCGGGTGCTGAGCATGCTGGCGGCCGGCAAGCTGGCCAATGCGCAGTACGAACTGCGCGAGTTCATCAGCCCAGGCAGCGCACAAGCGCAGACGGCTGCCGCGCAGACCGTGCAGCGCAGCTCCTTCACCGACATCTTCAGGGGCGGCTATGCGCGGCGCACGATTGCCGTGGGCGTGGCTTCGTGGATGACGTTTGGCGCGCAGCTCTCGGTGCTCACGCTGATGCCGACGATTCTGGTCGCCCAGGGATATTCCATCACCAAGAGCTTCAGCTTCACCATCGTCATGCAGATGGGCAGTCTGCTTGGTGCGATCGCAGCATCGACCATGGGCTATTACTTCCCGCGCAAGCGGGTGCTGACGGTAGGGGCGATTGCCGCCTGCCTTGCGGGGCTGGCGTTTGGCAACTTCACCGATAGCGTGGCCATGATCCTGGTCTGCGGTGCGCTGTTCCAGTTCTGCGTGCTGACGCTCAATACCTCCATCTGGATCTTTGCGCCCGAGCTCTACCCCACGCGCATCCGTGCGCTGGGAACCTCCTTCCTGCTGGCGCTGGGCACGATTGGCGGCGCCATGTCCCAGGTGCTGGCGGGCAGGATGTTCGACCTGCACGGAGTCTCCGGAATGTTCGGCATGATCGCGGCCATGTATTTCATCTTTGCGATTGCCGTGCAGTTTGCCCCCGAGACCTTTGGCCGCTCCATCGAGGAAGGCGCTGGCGGGGAATCCCATGCCGAGCAGGAGCCGGCCGCTGCTGCAGGCGTGGTCGCTGCTGCCCAGGAGCGCGCGGCATGA
- a CDS encoding alpha/beta hydrolase — MPQTSRFWSPRRIAAALGLALLLALASWGMRELDARQRVWIFQPSDRSWPGANTAGMQEQWIDFRSRDGSAARLHALWMPSGNAQAPLLLFLHGARWNVTGSSPRIRRLQAMGFSVLAVDYRGFGKSSPALPSQASAAEDARAAWDWLGRQAAGRPRYIFGHSLGGAIAIDLASSVKNESGVLVESTFTSIPDVFDSMRWGWLPVNWLITQRFNSVDTVADIGSPLLVVHGTADPLIPARLGQQLFDAAREPKRLILVEGASHHNTQSKALVQYRQALHELFGLNPR; from the coding sequence ATGCCCCAAACCTCACGCTTCTGGAGCCCTCGCCGCATCGCGGCAGCACTCGGTCTGGCCTTGCTGCTGGCACTCGCGAGCTGGGGCATGCGCGAACTCGATGCCAGGCAGCGGGTCTGGATTTTTCAACCCAGCGACCGCAGTTGGCCCGGAGCCAACACGGCCGGCATGCAGGAGCAATGGATAGACTTTCGCAGCCGCGACGGCAGCGCCGCCAGGCTGCATGCCCTCTGGATGCCTTCCGGCAATGCACAGGCCCCGCTGCTGCTGTTTCTGCATGGAGCGCGCTGGAATGTGACGGGCTCCTCGCCACGCATACGGCGCCTGCAGGCCATGGGCTTTTCGGTGCTGGCCGTGGACTACCGTGGCTTTGGCAAGAGCAGCCCGGCCCTGCCCTCGCAGGCCTCTGCCGCCGAGGATGCGCGCGCCGCCTGGGACTGGCTGGGCCGCCAGGCCGCAGGCAGGCCGCGCTATATCTTCGGCCACTCGCTGGGCGGCGCCATCGCCATCGATCTGGCCAGCTCCGTCAAGAATGAAAGCGGGGTGCTGGTCGAGTCCACCTTCACCAGCATTCCCGATGTGTTCGACTCCATGCGCTGGGGCTGGTTGCCCGTGAACTGGTTGATCACGCAACGCTTCAACTCGGTCGACACCGTGGCGGACATCGGCTCGCCGCTGCTGGTCGTGCACGGTACGGCCGACCCGCTGATTCCGGCCCGGCTGGGCCAGCAACTGTTCGATGCGGCGCGCGAGCCCAAGCGCCTGATCCTGGTCGAGGGTGCCAGCCACCACAACACCCAGTCCAAGGCGCTGGTGCAATACCGCCAGGCACTGCATGAGCTGTTCGGCCTGAATCCGCGCTGA
- a CDS encoding cupin domain-containing protein, with protein MSLIHRASFSTLLCSSAFMLFSQNALAQAAAPQPSAAQPGAAQTGGLSRTMVGKADVSVPGREAVVAKVEVAPGSRAGRHTHPGDEISYISEGEVDLLIDGQPPRTLKAGETFVVPAGVIHDAHNASNGTVKLIGVYVVEKGKPLATPAP; from the coding sequence ATGTCCTTGATTCACCGCGCCAGCTTTTCGACCCTGCTTTGCAGCAGCGCCTTCATGCTGTTCAGCCAGAATGCCCTGGCCCAGGCTGCTGCACCCCAGCCGAGTGCGGCCCAACCGGGTGCGGCCCAGACCGGAGGCCTGTCCCGGACCATGGTAGGCAAGGCGGATGTTTCGGTACCGGGTCGCGAAGCCGTGGTAGCCAAGGTGGAGGTCGCCCCAGGCTCGCGCGCGGGCCGCCACACTCACCCCGGCGACGAGATCAGCTATATCAGCGAGGGCGAGGTCGATCTGCTGATCGACGGCCAGCCGCCGCGCACGCTCAAGGCCGGCGAGACCTTTGTCGTGCCCGCTGGTGTGATTCATGACGCACACAACGCCAGCAATGGCACGGTCAAACTGATTGGCGTGTATGTCGTGGAAAAGGGCAAGCCTCTGGCCACACCGGCCCCTTGA